CCTTTTGAAAATTGGAGGGACTAAGAGGGATGTTGAACAATCTATGGaacatggaatgaaatgaagagAATTTTTGACTGTACGGGTGGTTGGATGTGAAAGGTATTACGGAATCAGTAGTTGTTGGCTTCcggaaaatatcaaaattcaaacTGCAATTATCCCTCTCAATAATCAGATCTAAAAAAGGCAAACGGTCATTCACCTCCAGCTCGCACGTAATTTTGATGGAGGGGTGAAGACTATTCAACAAGTCGAGGAAACTCATCAGTTGACCATGGGTGCCCCTAAAAATGGCAAAAACATCATCGACATAACGGTACCACTTCAAGATGTGCTTAAGGAATAAACTTGTTCTAGAcaagtttttttcaaattttgacatgaATGCTTCGGATAAAAACGGTGATATGCTGGAACCCATAGACAACCCATCAACTTGACAGTAATATTTATTCTCGAACTGAAAGAAATTCTGTTTAAGGACAAGGTCTAATAAAGTACACAAATCTAAAATTACATGAGTGTGAAGGCCAGATTTTTCAAAGAGTAATTGTCGTACTATCTCCAAACATTCATCTGGAGGAATACTAGGGAAAAGGTTAACGACATCAAAAGAAACGAGCACGCAATCCGAAGGAATAGCAAAGTTCACCAACCTAGAAGAAAGCTCTAACGAATTTTTAATCGAAAACGTGCTTTCAAACTTCAAACATGATGGGAGAAAGGTAGAAAACATGTGAGACAACTTGGAGGCCGGGGAACCTGTGAAGGATACAATAGGTCTGACCGGGCAATTGGGTTTATGGATTTTAGGTAAGCAATAAAGGAGTGGGGTTGTGGGGTTCATCGGGAGGATATTTTGTCTACTGGGGTTTAACAAGTGTGAAGCTTCTTGACAGGTTTTTAAAGTCAACTTCATCTTGGCTATGAATTTGTTGGTCGGGTTATACGGTAATTCGTGAAATTTGTTTTCATTAAGTAGATGGTAGACTTTCTCTCTATAATCCACCCTCGACATCAGAATAATGCAATTACCTTTATCTGCCTTTGTTATAATGAGTTCATTATCTATTACCTTCTTTTTTAAAGATTTCACCGTTTGCCTTTTTTAGATCTGATTATTGAGAGGGATAATTGCAgtt
This genomic stretch from Coccinella septempunctata chromosome 7, icCocSept1.1, whole genome shotgun sequence harbors:
- the LOC123317916 gene encoding uncharacterized protein LOC123317916 — protein: MSRVDYREKVYHLLNENKFHELPYNPTNKFIAKMKLTLKTCQEASHLLNPSRQNILPMNPTTPLLYCLPKIHKPNCPVRPIVSFTGSPASKLSHMFSTFLPSCLKFESTFSIKNSLELSSRLVNFAIPSDCVLVSFDVVNLFPSIPPDECLEIVRQLLFEKSGLHTHVILDLCTLLDLVLKQNFFQFENKYYCQVDGLSMGSSISPFLSEAFMSKFLGAPMVN